The following are encoded in a window of Roseimaritima ulvae genomic DNA:
- a CDS encoding acyltransferase family protein: MQPSEHLKQSFRIVGLLATVLVVCIHYRSADTLGCGLQGWAQEWIVNGLARVAVPLFAFAAGFFYFLSATGTLANYASKLRQRVRTVALPYLLMSLLALTSWASLQLCVGTPITLDTREIASRLLLHPMAEQLWFLRDLMMLVLIAPLIGAALRRFTGPTLMLLVALWVGEIQFTPLVAGWYLLNSETLFFFVLGAYCVTHMQPLERLVACGARTRLVLISVWAAVLTARVWIEPEFDLWYVQQYTAVSLLLQKLSIAVGAAALLAIAGYLAADARRAASWRYWAGCSFMVYLIHEFPLREGLERGLGQMVATEVRFWLAAPLAILICFAVAVAADMFSPTLAALLTGGRMPGQLARRSTGPVLSQNRSV, encoded by the coding sequence ATGCAGCCCTCCGAGCATTTGAAACAATCCTTCCGCATCGTCGGCCTGTTGGCGACCGTGCTGGTGGTCTGCATCCACTATCGCTCGGCCGATACCCTGGGCTGCGGTCTGCAGGGCTGGGCGCAGGAGTGGATTGTCAACGGATTGGCTCGCGTGGCCGTGCCTTTGTTCGCCTTTGCCGCCGGCTTCTTTTACTTTCTTTCGGCGACCGGAACGCTGGCGAACTATGCCAGCAAGCTGCGGCAGCGGGTCCGCACCGTGGCCCTGCCCTATCTGCTGATGTCGCTGTTGGCTTTGACCAGTTGGGCCTCACTGCAGCTCTGCGTGGGGACTCCGATCACACTCGACACACGCGAGATTGCCAGTCGGTTGCTGTTGCATCCGATGGCGGAACAGCTGTGGTTTTTACGTGACCTGATGATGTTGGTGCTGATCGCACCGCTGATCGGCGCGGCCCTGCGACGCTTCACTGGGCCCACGTTGATGCTGTTGGTGGCGCTGTGGGTCGGCGAGATCCAATTCACGCCGCTGGTGGCCGGGTGGTATCTGCTAAATAGCGAAACCTTGTTCTTTTTTGTTTTAGGTGCGTATTGCGTGACCCACATGCAACCGCTCGAACGCCTGGTGGCATGCGGAGCTCGCACGCGTCTGGTCTTGATCAGCGTTTGGGCCGCGGTGCTGACGGCCCGCGTGTGGATCGAACCCGAATTTGATCTGTGGTATGTGCAGCAATACACGGCAGTTTCGCTGCTACTGCAAAAACTATCGATCGCTGTTGGCGCCGCCGCGCTGCTGGCAATCGCCGGTTACTTAGCGGCGGATGCGCGGCGTGCGGCCAGCTGGCGGTACTGGGCCGGCTGCAGTTTTATGGTCTACCTGATCCACGAATTTCCGCTGCGGGAAGGCTTGGAGCGGGGCTTAGGACAAATGGTTGCAACGGAGGTAAGGTTTTGGCTGGCCGCTCCCTTGGCGATCCTGATTTGCTTTGCCGTGGCGGTGGCAGCCGATATGTTCTCGCCGACCTTGGCAGCTCTGCTGACGGGCGGTCGCATGCCTGGCCAACTAGCGCGTCGCTCGACTGGTCCCGTCTTGTCGCAAAACCGGAGCGTGTAA
- a CDS encoding 1-acyl-sn-glycerol-3-phosphate acyltransferase yields the protein MSVIVEKPYKFIPPHHGNCWPSLTQRLRLVDRYLKRKEGIVDYECRHLDRLRQSLAQQHGILLAPNHCRYADPLVMGWPARELGRHVYAIASWHLFNKHPFEAFAIQKLGGFSLFREGQDRQSLETAIDILVSAKRPLILFPEGTTNRTNDSLQPLLEGVTFITRTAARRREKAGQGKVVVHPVGIKYVFLGDIQQWADNALQKIEQRLGWREIADRRLLPRVRRTAEALLTLQEIAHLGHGQSGSLHQRRTALIEGLLQPLEQQYEMTAKDAPVLNRVRALRSKLLPLLINSEIEDDKQTLRRMLKKVELAQQLESYPEGYLSEPPVTDTRVLETIQRMQEDFLGKADSSLPLKAIIEVEEAIEVPAQRAPRGQTDPVLSELEASLRGMLGRLQYEANELKS from the coding sequence ATGAGCGTGATCGTTGAAAAACCCTACAAGTTCATTCCTCCGCATCACGGTAACTGCTGGCCCAGTTTGACCCAGCGGCTGCGATTGGTGGATCGCTATCTGAAACGCAAAGAAGGAATCGTCGACTACGAATGCCGGCACCTGGATCGACTGCGGCAGTCCTTGGCCCAGCAACATGGCATCCTGTTGGCGCCGAACCACTGCCGCTATGCCGACCCCTTGGTGATGGGCTGGCCGGCCCGCGAGTTGGGCCGACACGTGTATGCCATCGCCAGTTGGCATCTGTTTAACAAACATCCCTTTGAAGCGTTTGCGATTCAGAAGTTAGGCGGGTTCAGTCTGTTCCGCGAAGGCCAAGACCGGCAGTCCTTGGAAACGGCAATCGACATTTTGGTGTCCGCCAAGCGGCCTTTGATCCTGTTTCCCGAAGGCACCACCAACCGCACCAACGATTCGCTGCAACCCTTGTTGGAAGGCGTCACCTTCATCACGCGGACCGCCGCGCGACGGCGTGAAAAAGCCGGACAAGGCAAGGTGGTCGTGCATCCGGTGGGCATTAAATACGTCTTCTTGGGCGACATTCAGCAGTGGGCTGATAACGCCCTGCAAAAAATCGAACAGCGATTGGGGTGGCGCGAAATCGCCGATCGTCGCCTTCTGCCTCGCGTTCGACGCACGGCCGAAGCCCTGCTGACATTGCAAGAAATCGCTCACCTGGGGCACGGCCAATCCGGTTCGCTGCATCAGCGCCGCACGGCGTTAATCGAAGGCTTGTTGCAGCCTCTCGAACAGCAATACGAGATGACCGCGAAGGACGCCCCGGTCCTGAACCGCGTCCGTGCGCTGCGGAGCAAATTGTTGCCACTGTTGATCAACAGCGAAATCGAAGACGACAAGCAGACGCTGCGGCGGATGCTAAAAAAAGTCGAATTGGCGCAGCAGCTGGAGTCGTATCCTGAAGGTTACCTAAGCGAACCGCCGGTGACCGATACCCGCGTGTTGGAAACCATCCAGCGGATGCAGGAAGACTTTTTGGGTAAAGCCGATTCCTCGCTGCCACTGAAGGCGATCATCGAGGTCGAAGAAGCGATCGAAGTGCCCGCTCAACGGGCGCCCCGCGGTCAAACCGACCCGGTGTTAAGCGAATTGGAAGCGTCGCTGCGAGGCATGTTGGGACGGCTGCAATACGAAGCCAATGAGCTGAAGTCGTAG
- a CDS encoding serine/threonine protein kinase codes for MTKITSERFVELVAKSELVDLAKCDKLIAKVRAKFGGKLPEDPEKLAALFRSNKLLTEWHTDKLLSGKYKGFFLGKYKLLGHLGTGGMSSVYLGEHTKMGDRRAIKVLPRRRVKDASYLARFQNEAKAIAALNHPNIVRAFDIDNEGDVHYMVMEYVDGDDLQVRVRKDGPFDFRTAAQVVVQAARGLQHAHDRGMIHRDVKPANLLIDSNGTIRLLDMGLALFAQEDEASLTIAHNENVLGTADYLAPEQALNSHEVDHRADIYGLGCTLYFMLTGQPPFNEGSLAQRIAKHQTEMPKSIRELRPDCPGELEGMVVKMIQKDARYRYQSGNDVAEAFERWLATSNVPASRKRIVTDRDSPAAALMIGGGSSTIHVDSDLNLGDEASKHDTISDQGGDTLTGSRSSLSGLSASDSGKLVKVTPRHRRPSDSGGSAIDLERESGYEPRPLKSSEPRGVKLPPAKELVSPSKIPQPKTGRGATKPVHPALQEKTPVPWLLIAVFAVMLLVALALGFALAKLTT; via the coding sequence ATGACCAAAATTACCTCGGAACGATTTGTCGAACTGGTCGCCAAAAGTGAATTGGTGGATCTGGCTAAGTGTGACAAGTTGATCGCCAAGGTGCGGGCCAAGTTCGGGGGCAAGCTGCCCGAGGATCCCGAAAAACTGGCGGCCCTGTTCCGCAGCAATAAATTGCTGACCGAATGGCACACCGACAAGCTGCTATCGGGGAAATACAAAGGCTTCTTCCTGGGAAAATACAAGCTGTTGGGCCACCTGGGCACGGGCGGAATGAGCAGCGTGTACTTGGGCGAACACACCAAGATGGGCGACCGTCGGGCGATCAAGGTACTGCCCCGCCGCCGCGTCAAAGATGCCTCCTATCTGGCTCGGTTTCAGAACGAAGCCAAAGCCATCGCGGCGTTGAATCACCCCAACATCGTTCGCGCCTTCGATATCGATAACGAAGGCGACGTCCATTATATGGTGATGGAATACGTCGACGGGGACGACCTGCAGGTTCGCGTTCGCAAGGACGGTCCTTTCGATTTTCGCACCGCCGCGCAGGTGGTCGTGCAAGCCGCTCGAGGGCTTCAGCACGCCCATGATCGCGGCATGATTCACCGCGACGTCAAACCCGCCAATCTGCTGATCGACAGCAACGGGACGATCCGCTTGCTGGACATGGGCCTGGCGTTGTTTGCTCAGGAAGACGAAGCTTCGCTGACCATCGCTCACAACGAAAATGTGCTGGGCACGGCCGACTATCTGGCCCCCGAACAAGCCTTGAACAGCCACGAAGTCGATCATCGGGCGGATATCTATGGGCTGGGTTGTACGCTGTACTTTATGTTGACCGGCCAGCCGCCCTTTAATGAAGGCAGTTTGGCGCAGCGGATCGCCAAACATCAAACCGAAATGCCCAAGTCGATTCGCGAACTGCGGCCTGATTGCCCCGGCGAACTGGAGGGCATGGTCGTCAAGATGATCCAAAAGGACGCGCGGTACCGTTACCAGTCGGGCAATGATGTGGCCGAAGCTTTCGAACGCTGGCTGGCAACGTCCAATGTGCCGGCCAGTCGCAAACGCATCGTTACCGACCGTGACAGCCCCGCGGCGGCACTGATGATCGGCGGCGGCAGCAGCACGATCCACGTCGATTCCGATCTGAATTTGGGCGACGAAGCCTCCAAGCATGACACCATCAGTGATCAAGGAGGCGACACGCTGACCGGTAGTCGATCGTCTCTGTCAGGCTTGTCGGCGTCCGATAGCGGCAAACTGGTCAAGGTCACGCCGCGACATCGCCGACCGTCTGATTCCGGCGGCAGTGCCATCGACTTGGAACGCGAATCGGGATACGAACCGCGGCCGCTGAAGAGCAGCGAACCGCGGGGCGTCAAATTGCCGCCGGCTAAAGAACTGGTGTCCCCCAGCAAAATCCCTCAGCCCAAAACCGGCCGCGGTGCCACTAAACCGGTGCACCCCGCGCTGCAGGAGAAAACGCCGGTGCCCTGGCTGTTGATTGCCGTGTTCGCCGTTATGTTGCTGGTCGCCTTGGCCCTGGGGTTCGCACTGGCAAAGTTGACCACCTAG
- a CDS encoding TIGR04282 family arsenosugar biosynthesis glycosyltransferase codes for MITPTSLLPQRQLCLFAKHWVTGTVKTRLGADLGMQPAADLHHLFVRHLTDRLPPTPASPQLARPLLAVAPDSAIDQFSEISPSWNVIAQGSGDLGQRLQRMFQNQLSERLRLLVIGADCPDLPAATLEAAWEQLRAADVVLGPASDGGYYLLGLRGPWEPWMARLFEQIAWSQAEVAETTRRRVAEQGRSLGELETRDDVDTLADLQRLAQRLTAAPPSDARHTAGDDAAKQRLLAGIADIIPDRVAAWTAMENSAAEEKNSAAKPSPLQSKKGRSS; via the coding sequence TTGATTACACCGACCTCTCTGTTACCGCAACGCCAGCTCTGCCTGTTTGCCAAGCATTGGGTGACCGGCACGGTCAAGACGCGGTTGGGGGCTGACCTAGGCATGCAACCCGCTGCCGATCTGCATCATCTGTTCGTCCGCCACCTGACCGACCGACTCCCCCCCACCCCGGCATCTCCTCAGCTCGCCCGTCCTCTGCTGGCCGTCGCGCCCGATTCCGCGATCGACCAATTTTCCGAAATCAGCCCGTCCTGGAATGTGATCGCGCAGGGTTCGGGTGACCTGGGACAGCGGCTGCAGCGGATGTTTCAGAACCAATTGAGCGAACGTCTGCGGTTGCTGGTCATCGGTGCCGACTGCCCGGACCTGCCCGCGGCGACCCTCGAAGCGGCATGGGAACAACTGCGCGCCGCCGACGTGGTGCTGGGCCCCGCCAGCGACGGGGGCTACTACCTGCTTGGTCTGCGAGGCCCCTGGGAACCCTGGATGGCCCGATTGTTCGAGCAGATCGCCTGGAGCCAGGCGGAGGTGGCCGAAACGACGCGCCGCCGAGTCGCCGAACAAGGCCGCTCGCTGGGCGAACTGGAAACACGAGACGACGTCGATACCCTGGCCGACCTGCAACGCTTGGCCCAACGACTAACCGCCGCCCCCCCGTCTGACGCGCGGCACACGGCCGGTGACGATGCCGCGAAGCAACGTCTGCTGGCCGGTATCGCGGACATCATTCCCGACCGCGTCGCTGCTTGGACCGCGATGGAGAATTCCGCCGCTGAAGAAAAAAACTCCGCCGCGAAACCTTCCCCGCTGCAGAGCAAAAAAGGGAGGTCTTCGTGA
- the thiO gene encoding glycine oxidase ThiO produces the protein MTHSDLTVVGGGVMGLSIAWEAVRRGLQVTLLERDTIGRGTSWTAAGILPPANDRTTADPFDRLRGLSHRLHPQWAAELRATTGIDNGLRHCGGLYLAMSPGEAAALIGLQQYWQAYDIQATRYDTAQLLADEPNLGQGAAATRLRTAFLLPDEYQIRSPDHLRALRAACQQAGVRLHASTLVRKFTERGRAVELETDGQTFHSDAAVLAGGAWSSAIATASGVDFDIIPVRGQMLLYRLPQPPFRRVINEGNRYFVPRDDGHLLVGSYEEEVGFRTDTTPAAIATLRQWAEGLYPDLQPIEPIRTWAGLRPNTIDGFPYIGRVPDRQRLFVATGHFRSGMHLSCGTAVAIVDLLTDTPPSLDLDAFRIGRG, from the coding sequence GTGACGCACTCGGATCTAACCGTTGTCGGGGGCGGCGTGATGGGGCTGAGCATCGCCTGGGAAGCTGTCCGGCGCGGCTTGCAGGTGACGTTGCTCGAACGCGACACCATCGGCCGCGGTACATCCTGGACCGCCGCCGGGATCCTGCCGCCGGCCAACGACCGCACCACCGCGGACCCCTTCGATCGCCTGCGTGGGCTGAGCCACCGGCTGCATCCGCAGTGGGCTGCGGAACTGCGAGCGACCACCGGCATCGACAACGGACTGCGGCATTGCGGCGGTCTGTATCTGGCCATGTCGCCCGGCGAAGCGGCTGCTCTGATCGGTTTGCAGCAGTACTGGCAGGCCTATGACATCCAAGCGACGCGGTACGATACGGCTCAACTGCTGGCCGATGAACCGAACCTGGGGCAGGGCGCGGCGGCCACGCGTTTGCGGACGGCTTTCCTGCTGCCAGACGAGTATCAAATCCGCAGCCCCGATCACCTGCGGGCCTTGCGAGCGGCTTGCCAACAAGCCGGCGTGCGGCTGCACGCATCGACCCTGGTTCGCAAATTTACCGAACGGGGCAGGGCAGTGGAGTTGGAAACCGACGGGCAGACCTTTCACAGCGATGCCGCGGTGCTGGCCGGCGGGGCATGGTCTTCGGCGATCGCCACCGCCTCGGGCGTCGACTTCGACATCATCCCGGTGCGCGGCCAAATGCTGCTGTACCGCTTGCCGCAGCCTCCATTTCGCCGCGTGATCAACGAAGGCAATCGCTACTTCGTGCCCCGCGATGACGGTCACCTGTTGGTCGGTTCCTACGAAGAAGAAGTCGGCTTTCGGACCGACACCACCCCCGCCGCCATCGCCACGCTGCGACAATGGGCCGAAGGCTTGTACCCGGACCTGCAACCAATCGAACCGATCCGCACCTGGGCCGGGCTCCGCCCCAACACCATCGATGGCTTCCCCTACATCGGTCGCGTCCCCGACCGCCAACGACTGTTCGTCGCCACCGGCCACTTCCGCAGCGGCATGCACTTGTCCTGTGGGACCGCGGTCGCGATCGTCGACCTGCTGACCGACACCCCACCGTCCCTGGATCTGGATGCCTTTAGAATCGGCCGCGGGTGA
- a CDS encoding dihydrodipicolinate synthase family protein, with translation MPSPALTGLIAATYTPMDAQGGLRLEQIDSMVEYLLGQGITGLYVCGSTGEGMSLTTEERKHVAQRYIQATAGRVPVIVQVGHNSIDEARDLAAHAAAAGADIVSATCPSYFKGTAAVTLAESMAHIAAAASELPFYYYHIPALTGSTIDIVEWLDLARHQIPNLAGLKYTDTKLFEFQACQAVADGQLDIVFGCDEMLLGALATGATAAIGSTYNIMAPLYRQLIDCFQQGDLPGARAAQLQSIQAIRLLGRYPFHSAMKAVLRRQGIDCGSCRLPQRGLTAAEQQSLEQDLKTVPFVEC, from the coding sequence ATGCCTTCCCCAGCTCTGACCGGATTGATTGCCGCGACCTATACGCCGATGGACGCTCAGGGAGGCCTGCGGCTCGAGCAGATCGATTCGATGGTCGAATACCTGTTGGGGCAGGGCATCACGGGCTTGTATGTTTGTGGCAGCACCGGCGAAGGCATGTCGTTAACGACCGAGGAACGCAAACATGTGGCCCAGCGATACATCCAAGCCACCGCCGGTCGGGTCCCCGTGATCGTGCAAGTGGGTCACAACAGCATCGACGAAGCTCGTGATTTGGCGGCCCACGCGGCAGCGGCCGGGGCCGACATCGTCTCGGCGACCTGCCCGTCATATTTCAAAGGCACCGCCGCGGTGACGCTGGCCGAGTCGATGGCCCACATCGCCGCGGCCGCGTCCGAGTTGCCCTTTTACTACTACCACATCCCGGCCCTGACCGGTTCGACGATCGATATTGTCGAGTGGTTGGACTTGGCGCGGCACCAGATTCCCAACCTGGCCGGGCTGAAATACACCGACACTAAACTGTTCGAATTCCAAGCCTGCCAAGCGGTCGCCGATGGTCAGCTGGACATCGTGTTTGGCTGTGACGAGATGCTGCTTGGCGCTTTGGCCACCGGCGCCACCGCGGCGATCGGCAGCACCTACAACATTATGGCTCCGCTGTATCGACAACTGATCGATTGCTTCCAACAGGGAGACCTGCCGGGAGCCCGCGCGGCGCAGTTGCAATCCATCCAAGCAATTCGGCTGCTCGGTCGCTATCCGTTCCATTCGGCGATGAAAGCCGTGCTGCGACGGCAAGGCATCGACTGCGGCAGTTGTCGCTTACCCCAGCGCGGCCTGACCGCCGCCGAACAGCAATCGCTCGAACAAGACCTCAAGACGGTGCCGTTTGTGGAGTGTTAG
- a CDS encoding FAD-dependent oxidoreductase, whose amino-acid sequence MSDEILEAPGSIAIIGGGVLGLETALYARFLGYEVQLLEASEVGQRWLDEGDAPLQFLPGRGISELALAAIRAQSDDSQALQTLPTTAADWANQILRPLAEIDLLAGRVHCGHRVVDVRRVPNEEDPEEFDFQIHCQGQDTVWQAEAVVDTAGWSADSDAPEGFAQWSAVPYFCCIDGHDSAAGDEDWEARSRRGRDQIRQRFATWGDRPTLDLYRPRRS is encoded by the coding sequence GTGAGCGACGAAATTCTTGAAGCGCCTGGCTCGATCGCGATCATCGGCGGTGGAGTGCTGGGCTTGGAAACGGCGTTGTATGCCCGCTTTTTGGGTTACGAAGTGCAATTGCTGGAAGCCTCCGAAGTCGGCCAGCGGTGGCTGGACGAAGGCGACGCGCCACTGCAGTTCCTGCCCGGCCGGGGAATCTCCGAACTGGCGTTGGCGGCGATTCGCGCCCAGAGCGACGACTCGCAGGCCTTGCAAACGCTGCCCACGACCGCGGCGGACTGGGCGAACCAGATCCTTCGTCCGCTAGCCGAGATCGATTTGCTGGCCGGCCGCGTGCACTGCGGTCATCGTGTGGTCGATGTCCGCCGGGTTCCCAATGAAGAGGACCCCGAGGAGTTTGACTTTCAAATCCACTGCCAGGGGCAGGACACGGTTTGGCAAGCCGAAGCGGTCGTCGATACAGCGGGCTGGTCGGCCGACAGCGACGCCCCGGAAGGTTTCGCACAGTGGTCGGCGGTGCCATATTTCTGTTGCATCGATGGTCACGACTCAGCCGCCGGCGACGAAGATTGGGAAGCCCGCTCGCGGCGCGGCCGAGACCAGATCCGTCAGCGATTCGCCACCTGGGGCGATCGCCCCACGTTGGACTTATACCGCCCGCGCCGGTCATAA
- a CDS encoding flagellar FlbD family protein: MIKLSRLDGEPFVLNADLIRYVECRPDTFITLTTGERLVVAESMDEVVDRAVRYQQQKHMVPHR, from the coding sequence ATGATCAAACTGTCACGCCTGGACGGGGAACCGTTCGTCTTGAACGCCGACCTGATTCGGTATGTCGAATGCCGGCCCGACACCTTCATTACGTTGACCACGGGTGAGCGTTTGGTGGTGGCCGAATCGATGGACGAAGTCGTCGATCGCGCGGTTCGCTACCAACAACAAAAACACATGGTCCCGCACCGGTAA
- a CDS encoding motility protein A: MDIASIVGLILAVGLIVGSMLMGSAPMTAFVDIPSFLVVVGGAMAAAMICFPLRSILGVPKVMLKVMLNKNEDVAVLIKQIVALAETARRDGLLALESEIPQVENPLVRTGLQMAVDGSTPETVEEVLRTEVNAISLRHREGKGVMDQLGRFAPAYGMIGTLMGLIMMLSDMSDPSGIGAGMAVALITTLYGAIVANVVFSPFAEKLGLLSRKEMTGMEIAIRGVMAIQSGESPRAIDQKLQTFLPPKQRTQE; this comes from the coding sequence ATGGATATTGCCTCCATAGTCGGATTGATTCTCGCTGTCGGTTTGATCGTCGGATCGATGCTGATGGGCTCCGCGCCAATGACCGCCTTTGTGGACATCCCTTCCTTCCTGGTGGTGGTCGGAGGTGCCATGGCGGCGGCCATGATCTGTTTCCCGCTGCGCAGCATTTTGGGCGTGCCCAAGGTGATGCTGAAGGTGATGTTGAACAAAAACGAAGATGTGGCCGTGTTGATCAAGCAGATCGTGGCCCTGGCCGAAACGGCTCGCCGCGATGGACTGCTGGCCCTGGAGTCGGAAATCCCACAAGTCGAAAACCCCTTGGTCCGCACCGGCCTGCAGATGGCTGTCGACGGCAGCACGCCGGAAACGGTGGAAGAAGTCCTGCGGACCGAAGTCAACGCGATCAGCCTGCGACACCGTGAGGGCAAAGGCGTGATGGACCAACTGGGTCGATTTGCGCCGGCCTATGGAATGATCGGGACGCTGATGGGATTGATCATGATGTTAAGCGACATGAGCGACCCGTCGGGGATCGGTGCCGGGATGGCCGTGGCTCTGATCACCACCCTGTACGGAGCCATCGTGGCCAACGTGGTGTTCTCGCCCTTTGCCGAAAAGCTGGGACTGCTGAGCCGTAAAGAGATGACCGGGATGGAGATTGCCATTCGCGGCGTGATGGCGATTCAGTCCGGCGAAAGCCCGCGGGCCATCGATCAGAAACTACAAACCTTCCTGCCTCCCAAACAACGTACTCAGGAATAA
- a CDS encoding OmpA/MotB family protein: MDEEPESSGAEIPEWVVTFGDMMSLLLTFFIMLVSLSEIKEEETYQALVDSMRQRFGYSKSLESLTPGDSKPRASASTVLATTGRAKREDTAKGGVPDPAPQGEKPKVRIIRPGKQTAVGSVVFFEIGTAQLQPDSQRVLDAIALQLQGKPQKIEVRGHTSPETAARTADTAEAMDLSYARARAVLEYLVTNHNLEPNRFRLTSAGANEPMHAGSEPSGMRSNPRVEIFLLDETVSDLRGTPEERASRVLQTPPEEETP; encoded by the coding sequence ATGGACGAAGAACCAGAATCGTCGGGCGCGGAAATTCCCGAGTGGGTGGTCACCTTTGGTGACATGATGTCGCTGCTGCTGACCTTCTTCATCATGCTGGTCTCGCTCAGCGAGATCAAAGAAGAAGAAACCTATCAAGCTCTGGTGGATTCGATGCGGCAACGCTTCGGCTACAGCAAGAGCCTGGAGAGTCTGACGCCGGGCGATTCCAAACCGCGAGCTTCGGCCTCCACGGTGCTGGCCACCACGGGCCGCGCCAAACGCGAAGACACCGCCAAAGGGGGCGTCCCCGATCCGGCACCGCAGGGCGAAAAACCCAAAGTCCGCATCATCCGGCCCGGCAAACAAACGGCCGTCGGTTCGGTGGTGTTTTTTGAAATCGGTACCGCGCAACTGCAACCGGACAGCCAACGCGTGCTGGATGCGATCGCGCTGCAACTGCAGGGCAAGCCGCAAAAGATCGAAGTCCGCGGCCACACCTCGCCGGAAACCGCCGCTCGCACCGCCGATACGGCCGAAGCGATGGACCTGTCCTACGCTCGCGCCCGGGCCGTGCTGGAATACCTGGTGACCAACCACAACCTCGAACCCAACCGCTTTCGCTTGACCAGCGCCGGTGCCAATGAACCGATGCACGCCGGCAGCGAGCCCAGCGGGATGCGATCCAACCCCCGAGTGGAAATTTTTCTGCTCGATGAAACCGTCAGCGACCTGCGTGGCACTCCGGAAGAGCGAGCCAGCCGAGTGCTACAGACCCCCCCTGAAGAGGAGACTCCCTAA
- a CDS encoding dihydrolipoamide acetyltransferase, with protein sequence MADTPEAPAAEDAEAPQKSKMGGKGIMIGFVSIVVLVETALFFFLVPSAEEVSALAEARLIQSVQADQELAEAEDVEENSVEEFELGMYGETFSPLDTEDRYRVELTLFGLLKKKDQEKMETEFAAKQGRIRHAVRMKIRMSDLSELDENQLGLLQRRILTTCNHLLEDDLLLSVGFYNYQLIKE encoded by the coding sequence ATGGCCGACACCCCGGAAGCCCCCGCAGCCGAAGATGCAGAAGCCCCGCAGAAATCCAAAATGGGCGGAAAGGGCATCATGATCGGATTTGTGTCCATCGTGGTGTTGGTGGAAACCGCCCTGTTTTTCTTCCTCGTGCCCTCGGCCGAAGAGGTCAGCGCACTGGCCGAAGCCCGCTTGATCCAAAGCGTACAAGCCGATCAGGAACTGGCCGAAGCGGAAGATGTGGAAGAAAATAGCGTCGAAGAATTCGAACTGGGCATGTACGGCGAAACCTTCAGCCCGCTCGATACCGAGGACCGCTACCGCGTCGAATTGACGCTGTTTGGTCTGTTGAAGAAAAAAGACCAAGAGAAAATGGAAACCGAATTCGCCGCCAAACAGGGCCGAATCCGGCACGCCGTGCGGATGAAAATCCGTATGTCCGACCTCTCCGAACTGGATGAAAACCAATTGGGGTTGCTGCAAAGACGGATTTTGACGACATGTAACCACCTATTGGAAGATGACCTGCTGCTGTCGGTCGGATTCTACAATTACCAATTGATCAAAGAATAA
- the fliN gene encoding flagellar motor switch protein FliN: MSESPLKDEPQAAADDQQVSPHDIEKLISEAQAGIDQAAGSDDANAQPFQLNNLEAGESSEPPHSMDLLGDVELDLRIELGRTQMRLEEVLRLRSGAVVALDKLAGDPVDIYVNGRLIARGEVLVMNDNFCVRVTELLGGSE; this comes from the coding sequence GTGAGCGAATCGCCACTCAAGGATGAGCCCCAAGCGGCGGCGGACGACCAACAGGTGTCCCCTCACGACATCGAAAAACTGATCTCCGAAGCCCAGGCCGGCATCGACCAAGCGGCCGGCTCGGACGACGCCAACGCTCAACCCTTCCAACTGAATAACCTGGAAGCCGGGGAGTCGAGCGAACCGCCGCATTCGATGGACCTGCTGGGCGACGTCGAGCTGGACCTGCGGATCGAACTGGGACGCACCCAAATGCGTCTGGAAGAAGTCCTGCGGCTGCGCAGCGGGGCGGTCGTGGCCCTCGATAAACTGGCCGGCGATCCGGTGGATATCTACGTCAACGGACGGCTGATCGCCCGCGGCGAAGTGCTGGTCATGAACGACAACTTCTGCGTCCGCGTGACCGAACTGCTGGGAGGTTCCGAATGA